The nucleotide sequence GGGGTTGCTCCAGTTCACGTCCCACTGGTAGCGGTTGAAGGTCGTCCAGACCCAGCCCTGCAAAGCCTCGTCCCAGGTGAAGTTGCCCGGCGCGAAGTCCGGAAAGACCTCTGGCAATGTCTGTTCGAAGGCGTCGGGCTGGGTACGGTCCGGGTAGACGTGGAAGTAGTCGCGGTAGGCGGCTTCCCCGGCCCTGGCGCGGGCCGCCCACTCATGTTCCTCGGCCACATGGTTGAGCACCAGATCCAGCACCAGGCTGATGCCCTTGCCGCGCAACTCACGGGCCAGCGCCGAGAGGTCGTCGATGCTGCCCAGGTCCCCACGCACGGCCCGGTAGTCCTGCACCGCGTACCCGCCGTCGTTTTCGCCGTCGCGGGGGCGCAGCAGCGGCATCAGGTGCAGGTACTTGACCCCCAGGTCTTGCAGATAACCGACCTGTTCACCGACCCCCCTCAGGGTTCCGGCAAAGCGGTCGGCGTAGGCGACGTAGCCCACCATGTCGGGCGCTTGCAGCCAGTCGGGGCGCAGCAGCCGGGCCTCGTCCAGCCGCCGCAGGTCAGCGGGGCGGGCGTGGTAGGCGTGCAGCATCACTTCGAGCAGTTCGGCCAGAAGTGCGTCGGCCCGCTCGCCGTACACCGCCCGCAGATTGTCGGCCAGTTCGGGGCCGTAGCGCTCCAGCCGCAGCAAAAAGGTGTCGGCCTCGCGGTCGTCGTCGAAAGCGGGGCGCAGGCGGGCGGTGAGGTCGGGCGTGAGCATGGAAGGCCAGAATACGCCCGCCGCCCTGGAAAGGCTTCCATCCTGGCCCCAACCGGGCCGCGCCGCCCTCAGCGCGTCCGCTCGATTTCCCTGCCCGCCAGTGCCGCGAGCGCCTCCCGCGCGGGCGAGGGCGGCAGCACGCCGAGCGCCGCAACCGCCTCCCCGACGCGGCGGCGAATTTCTTCGTGGGTGCGCTCGTCGGCGCCTTCCTGCCGTGCGAGGGCCACCACCCGTTCCACGTCGCCGGGCTGCGCGGCGCGGCGTTCCAGAATCTCGCGGACCTCGGCGCCCGACTCGCCTTCCAGCAGCAGCAGCACCGGATAGGTGGCCTTGCCTTCGCGCAGGTCGCCGCCCACGGGCTTGCCGATCTGGGCTTCTTCTCCGAGCAGGTCGAGCAGGTCGTCCTGCATCTGAAAGGCCATGCCGTACTCGCGCCCGAAGGTCAGCAGCGCTTCCCGCTCGGCTTCCGGAGCGCCGAGCAGCAGCGCTGGGGCCTGCGCCGCGAGTTCGAGCAGCGCCGCCGTCTTGCCGTGAATGACCTGAAAGTAGTTCTCGAAGGAATAGTCGGCGTAGGACGCGACCTGAAACTGCAGCACCTCGCCCTCGCAAATCACGCTCGCCGCCTGCCCGAAGGCGCGGGTCAGCGCCGGGCTGCCGGGCACGGTCGAGAGTTCGCCCAGCAGCCGCGCCAGCATGAAGTCGCCGCTCATGACGCTGACCACGTTGCCGAAGCGTCGGAAGGCCGTTTCCTGACCCCGGCGCCGGTCGGAATCGTCGATCAGGTCGTCGTGCAGCAGGCTGGCCGAGTGCAGCAGTTCCACGCACACGCTCAGGCGCAGCACCCCGTCCCAGCGCGGCGAATCGGGACGGCCCCCCAGCGCCTGCGCCGCGAGCAGCGTCACCAGGGGACGCACCCGTTTGCCACCCGCCGTGACGAGGTCTTCCCCGATCAGGGCGATGAATTCCACGTCCGAGCGCAGCACCTCGCGCATGCGGGCCTCGAAGGCGGCGTCGGGCACCGCCAGCCCGGTCAGCGGGCTGGGAATACGCGGGGCAAACACGCCAATCATGCGGGCAAGTATAGGAGCGGCGGGACAGCTTGGGCAGGGCAAATGGCACCTTCGCCCACGCTGTCTCCCGCTGCCGCCGTGTCCCTCGCATCCGGCCCTCACGACATGCTAAAAAACAGGGCATGGAAAGCGTCGTCGCCCTTTTTCCCGATCCCGCCCAGGCCCGGCAGGCCTTGAGCGCCCTTCAGGCACGAGGCTTCGAGCGTGAGCGTCTCGGTTTCGCCCTCGCCGACGTGGTGGCCGAAAACGATATCGCGCAGGCCACCGGCGTCAGCCCCGAAGCCGGGGCGCCGGGCGGCTCGGGCACCGTCATCAAGGGCACCCTCTACGGCACCGTGATCGGCATTCTCGTCATGCTGCCGGTGTGGGGCCTGCTGCTGGCGATTCCCGAAACCCGCATCTACAGCAACGGCGCCCTGATGGCGATGCTGCTCGTCACCATTGGCACGGCGGGCATGGGGTTGCTGTTCGGCGCCCTCGCGGGCAGTGACCACGGCGACCACGTCAAGTTGCTGCGCCGCATGGGTGTGCCTGCCGCGCAGGCCGAGCGCTTCGGTCAGGGCATCAAAAACGGGCAGACCCTGGTCATCGCCCGCGACCCCGACGGCTCACGGGCCGACGAAGCCCTGAGCATCATGCGCCGCAGCGGCGCCGTGCGCCTCGAAGACGTGCAGGGCGGCGGCAAACTCCAGAGCGAGCGCGACGGGCAAAACGGGCACTGAGCGTCTCGCTTGCACAGCGGCACCGGAGGGAAATGCCCCTTCCCGGTGCCGCTCCTCTTTTTGTGCGGCCTACCCGAACAGTCGGGCCGGGTTGTCCACCGTCATCTGCCGAATCTGCTGCTCGGTCACGCCCCGGCGCCTCAGCTCGGGCAGGATGTCATCGGACACATGCAGCGGGTGCCAGTCCTTGACGGCGGGCAACACCGCGCCGGGCATCACCAGCGGGCGCCCCAGCCAGTGCCAGATGCTGTCGTGCGAGAGCAGCAAGCGGTCCGCGTGGCCCTCTCCCAGCAGGGTGGTCAGCACCTCCAGCCGCTCGGCGTCGGTGGGGGTGCCCACCATTCCCTGAAGGCCGATGCGGTCAAAGGCGATGCTCACACCATGCCGCAGCGTTTCGCGGTGGTAGGCGGGGTCGGTGTTGCCGTCCATATGCCCGATCATGACGCGCTGCGGATCGGCCCCCAGTGAGGTCAGCAACTCGGCCTGCTGTGGCCCCTGCTGCCCTTCCTGGGTGTGGGTGATGATGGGCACGCCGGTGTCGCGCTGCACCCGGGCCGCCGCCCGGAAAAACATCTGCTCGTAGGGGGTAATGGCGTCACGGCTGCTCGCCAGCTTGATGACTCCGGCGCGAATACCCGTTCCTGCGATGCCCTCGGTGACTTCCCGGTGCATCAGCTCCTCAATCTCGCTTTCGGCGTCCCCGAGCGAGGCACGAAACTTGAAGTAGGTCGTGGCGCCCTCGCCCTCGTAGTAAAAGCCGGTCGCGCACAGAATCTGGAGGCCGGTCGCCTCGCTGACCTCGCGCAAAAAAGCCGGATTGCGCCCGCAATCGTTGGGGGTGGCGTCCACCACTGTCCGGATGCCCCGCGCCAGCAGCGCCCGCGCGGTCTGGGTGCAGGACGCGAGCGCCGCCGCATGATCGAACCCCCCGAGTGTCACGTCGCCCGCGTACCCGGGATACCCAAACACCACGTGCTCGTGGGGCAGCGTCATCCCAAGCTGCTCCGCCGCGACCGGACCCGTCACCGTCTGTGCCGTCATGTTGCGCCTCCTGTGGCCTGCTTTGTAGATGGCGCCATCCTAACGCCTGGGCCACGCCGCTAAGCTGGCCCCCATGCGTCTGACTGCTCTCGTTTCCGGAACCGTTCAGGGGGTCGGCTACCGACTTTTCATTCAGCGGTATGCCCGCGACCTGGGGCTTTGCGGCTACGCCGAAAACCTCAGCGACGGCAAGGTGGAAGTGGTGGCCGAGGGCGACGAGGCCGCACTGACCCGCCTGCTTCACTGGCTGCGGCGCGGTCCGCCCCACGCCCGCGTGGAGGGCGTGGACACGCAGTACAGCGAGAGCACGGGGCTGCGGGAGTTCCACATCTACTGATACGGATTCCGATTGAATCTGAAACTACCAGATTCAATCCGACTTGCAAAGCTGCGCAGCAGAGCGGATGCGAGTAGGAAAAAATACGGATTCCGCTTAATTCCTGCACAGTCGGGAAAGCGCCGCCTGTGCATCCATATCGCGGAATCCGTATAAGCCACAGGCCCGGCGCTACCCGGCCAGTTCGGGCGGCCCGGCCTCCCCCACCGCGCCCAGTTCGAAAATCGCCGCGCTGGGGCAAAACTCGCGCAGGGGGCACGCGGGACACAGCGGGTGCTTGCTGCGGCAGGTGTCGCGCCCGTGGCGCACGCCGGAAATGTGCAGGGCAAAACGTGTTTCCCAGTCGCCGGGCACGACTTCGGCGTACCAGCGCTCGACCTTGTGGCTGTTCCACGCGGCGGGCACCAGTTCCAGCCGCTTGGCCGCCCGCTCCATGTTGCCGTCCACCGGCATGGCGGGGCGGCGCAAATCGAACAGCAGCACCAACGCCACGGTCTTGTGGCCCACCCCCGGCAGCGCGGCGAGGGCCGCCCGCGCCTGCTCGTGGCCCTGCGGCGTGTGCGGAAACTCGCGCAGAAAGCGCAGGCTAAGGGCGCCGTGCTGCTCCTCCAGATGCGCGAGGATGCCGTAGATGTAGTCGGCCTTCATGCGCGACAGCCCCCCGCCCGCCGACTTCAGCGTGGCCTCGATGCCGTCCGGGCCGTCGAGCAGCGCCGCTTCCCACTGCGGGTAGGTCGCGGTCAGCACCTCCCACTGCCGCTGCGCGACCCGGCGGGTGTTCTGCTGCGACAGAATCGTGCGAATCAGTCCGCCGAGCGGGTCGGGAAACGGGCGCGGCGGCGGCAACTCGGGCGCGTAGGTTTCGCGCAGCCGGGACAGGTAGGCACCAAACCATGCGGGCGGCGGGTTCTGCTCGGCGAGAAACGGCGCACGGGCCGAGGGGGGACGGGGGGAACGCACAGGCACGGGGCAGCGTAACAGGGAGTGTCAGCCTTCTTCCCTGTCTCCTCTCTCAATTTGCAAAAGGTCGTTTTATGCTCGACATTCGGCATCTTTCCAAGTCCTACGGCGAGTTCACGGCGCTGCGGGACGTTTCTTTTTCGGCCCGTGACGGCGAAGTCTTCGGGCTGCTCGGTCCCAACGGCGCGGGCAAGACCACGCTGCTGCGCATTCTGGCGACGCTGCTGACCCCCACGTCCGGCACCGTGACGGTGGGCGGCCTCGACACCCGGCGGGACGCCGAAGCGGTGCGGCGGCAAATCGGCGTGGTCAACGGCGGCATGGGCTTGCCCGCCCGCCTGACCGGGCGCGAGGTGCTGCGCTCCTTCGCCTCGCTCTACGGCATGGGCCGCGAGCAGACCGAGGCGCGGATTGCCGAACTGGACGACCGGCTGGAACTGGGGCGCACGCTGGACACGCGGGCCGGGGAATACAGCACCGGCATGAAGCAGAAGGTGGTCATCGCCCGCGCCGTCATCCACGACCCCGCCGTGCTGGTGCTGGACGAGGCGGCGAGCGGGCTGGACATCTTCGCGCGGCGCACGCTGCTCGATTTCGTGGCGCAGACCCGCGCCCCGGGGCGGCTCACGCTGTATTCCACCCACGTCATGAGCGAGGCCGAGGAAGTCTGTGACCGGGTGGCGATTTTGCACCGGGGAGAGCTGGTCGCCCTCGACCCCATTCCGGCGATTCTGGAGCGGACCGGGGAGCGCACCCTCGAACGGGCCTTTTTCGCCCTGCTGCGGGGAGGTGAGGCCCATGCGGTCTGAAGCCCTGCGTCCCCGGATGGTCTGGAATATCGCCTGGCGCGACCTGCTGTCCACCCTGCGCGACCGCCGCACGCTGACGAGCACCATCCTGCTGCCGCTGCTGGTCTTGCCGCTGCTGACCCTCGGCATGCCGCTGCTGATGGGCAGCTTGATGGGCGGGCAGGTGAGGGAAACGCAGAAGGTGGGCGTCATCGGCACCCTGCCCCCCGAACTGCACCGCACGCTCACCCGCAGCGAGGGCGGCGGCTCCGGGGTGCGGCTGCAACCTGTACAGGACCCCATTCAGGCCGTCCGCAGCGGCGAGGTGGAAGCGGTCATCCGGGTGCCGCGCCCGCTGCCGACCCAGGCGGGCAATGCCCAGGGCACGCTGGAACTGTACGCCAAGCTCGGCAACCTCAAGAGCCAGACCGGGGCCTACGCCAAGGTCAGGAGTGCCGTGGAGAGCTACAACCGCTCGCTGACCGGCAAGCGACTGACCGCGCTGGGCCTGAGCGAAAGCGTGCTGACCCCGGTGCAGGTCAAGTCGGTGGACGCCAGCCCGCCGCAGGAAAAAAGCGCGGGCGTGCTCGCCTTCCTGGTGCCGATGCTGATGCTGAATTTTCTGCTCAGCGGGGCGATGGCCACGGCGCTGGACTCCACGGCGGGTGAAAAGGAACGCGGCACCCTGGAAAGCCTGCTCGTCTCCCCCGTGCGCCGGGGCGAGGTGGTGGCGGGCAAGCTGCTGGCGACCACGCTGACGGCGCTGGTCACCGGGGTGTTCAGCCTGCTGGGGTTCCTGGGCACCGGGCTGGTCGCGGCGGCGCTGACGAAGCGGGCGGTCGTGGACGCCCAGGCCATGCAGATGATGGGCGGGCAATTCACCCTGACCCTCGGCTCGCTGGCAGCGATGGCGGTCATCGTGCTGAGCGTGGCGCTGCTGATTTCGGCGGTCCTGATTGCCCTGAGCATCTACGCCCGCTCGTACAAGGAAGCGCAGACCTACGTCTCGCCGCTTTCGCTCCTCATCGTCATTCCGGCGGTCATGTTGCAGTTTTCCGACTTTCTCAAGGCGGGGGACTGGCTGTATGCCACGCCGCTCTTTGGCAGCATGGTCGCCATCCTGGACGTGGTGAAGGGCCAAATCACGCCCCAGCACACGCTCGCCGCCGTCCTCGCCAACCTGCTCGGCGCCGCCGTGCTCGGCTGGTTGGCCTGGAAATCGTTTGGACGCGAAGAAGTCATTTTCAGAAATTGAGGCGAGACGAAACGAGAAAGGCCCCGGCAGATGCGTCGGGGCCTTTCTCCTTCCATTCCTGCGGGTGGGCGCTCAGTTCCCGCCCATCAGCAAAATCGCCTGATGGACCAGCCAGCCCAGCGCGATGCACGTCGGGATGGTGAAAATCCACGCCTGCACGATTTTGCCCGCCACCTGCCACTTCACTTTCTTGAAGCCCTTGGTGGTGCCCACGCCCATGATGGAGCTGGAAATGGTGTGGGTGGTGCTGACGGGAATGCCCAGCGTGGACGCGCCGTCGATGATGAGGGCCGCGCTCGTCTCGGCGACAAAGCCGTCCACGGGCTTGAGGTCCACCACCTTGAACCCCATCGTCTTGATGATGCGCCAGCCGCCCATCGCCGTGCCCAGGCCCATCGCGGCAGCGGCGGACAGAATCACCCAGGTAGGCACCGTCTCGTACACGCTGCCGTAGTACGCCCCCAGCGCGAAGGTGATGATGCCCATGGTCTTCTGGGCGTCGTTGCGTCCGTGCGAGTAGGCCATGAAAGCCGCGCTCAGGATTTGCAGGACGCGGAAATTGCGGGTGACGGCGCGGGGCTTCATCCAGCGCAGAAACAGCCAGGAGATGACCGCCATCAGGAGAATCGGCACGATAAAGCCCAGAACCGGGCTGTAGACGAGGCCCTGCAAGGTCTTGACGACGCCCTTGGGCACCACCGCGCCCCAGCCGCCCGCCGCCACGCCCGCGCCGACCATGCTGAAGATCAGGGCGTGACTGGAGCTGCTCGGCAGGCCCTTCCACCACGTAAAGAGGTTCCAGATGATCGCGCTGACCAGCGCGGCCCCCACCAGCCCCAGGGTGGCGAACTCAGGCGCGATGATGTCCTTGCTGACCGTCTTGGCGACGGCGGTGCCGGTCAGGGCGCCGACCACGTTCAGAATGGCGGCCATGGCGATGGCCTGTGCGGGGGTCAGCACCTTGGTGGCGACCGAGGTGGCAATCGCGTTGGCCGTGTCGTGAAAGCCGTTGATGAAATCGAAAATCAGGGCGAGGGTAATGATGACGATCAGGACGAGCAGCGCAGTTTCCATAAGTCGCAGGCCCCGTCCCTTACGCGTTCTTGAGCAGGATGCTCTCGACGGTGCGGGCGACGCGCTGCGCCTGGTCGGAGG is from Deinococcus wulumuqiensis R12 and encodes:
- a CDS encoding polyprenyl synthetase family protein — protein: MIGVFAPRIPSPLTGLAVPDAAFEARMREVLRSDVEFIALIGEDLVTAGGKRVRPLVTLLAAQALGGRPDSPRWDGVLRLSVCVELLHSASLLHDDLIDDSDRRRGQETAFRRFGNVVSVMSGDFMLARLLGELSTVPGSPALTRAFGQAASVICEGEVLQFQVASYADYSFENYFQVIHGKTAALLELAAQAPALLLGAPEAEREALLTFGREYGMAFQMQDDLLDLLGEEAQIGKPVGGDLREGKATYPVLLLLEGESGAEVREILERRAAQPGDVERVVALARQEGADERTHEEIRRRVGEAVAALGVLPPSPAREALAALAGREIERTR
- a CDS encoding phosphotriesterase family protein, with amino-acid sequence MTAQTVTGPVAAEQLGMTLPHEHVVFGYPGYAGDVTLGGFDHAAALASCTQTARALLARGIRTVVDATPNDCGRNPAFLREVSEATGLQILCATGFYYEGEGATTYFKFRASLGDAESEIEELMHREVTEGIAGTGIRAGVIKLASSRDAITPYEQMFFRAAARVQRDTGVPIITHTQEGQQGPQQAELLTSLGADPQRVMIGHMDGNTDPAYHRETLRHGVSIAFDRIGLQGMVGTPTDAERLEVLTTLLGEGHADRLLLSHDSIWHWLGRPLVMPGAVLPAVKDWHPLHVSDDILPELRRRGVTEQQIRQMTVDNPARLFG
- a CDS encoding acylphosphatase; protein product: MRLTALVSGTVQGVGYRLFIQRYARDLGLCGYAENLSDGKVEVVAEGDEAALTRLLHWLRRGPPHARVEGVDTQYSESTGLREFHIY
- a CDS encoding endonuclease III domain-containing protein, giving the protein MPVRSPRPPSARAPFLAEQNPPPAWFGAYLSRLRETYAPELPPPRPFPDPLGGLIRTILSQQNTRRVAQRQWEVLTATYPQWEAALLDGPDGIEATLKSAGGGLSRMKADYIYGILAHLEEQHGALSLRFLREFPHTPQGHEQARAALAALPGVGHKTVALVLLFDLRRPAMPVDGNMERAAKRLELVPAAWNSHKVERWYAEVVPGDWETRFALHISGVRHGRDTCRSKHPLCPACPLREFCPSAAIFELGAVGEAGPPELAG
- a CDS encoding ATP-binding cassette domain-containing protein — translated: MLDIRHLSKSYGEFTALRDVSFSARDGEVFGLLGPNGAGKTTLLRILATLLTPTSGTVTVGGLDTRRDAEAVRRQIGVVNGGMGLPARLTGREVLRSFASLYGMGREQTEARIAELDDRLELGRTLDTRAGEYSTGMKQKVVIARAVIHDPAVLVLDEAASGLDIFARRTLLDFVAQTRAPGRLTLYSTHVMSEAEEVCDRVAILHRGELVALDPIPAILERTGERTLERAFFALLRGGEAHAV
- a CDS encoding ABC transporter permease; amino-acid sequence: MVWNIAWRDLLSTLRDRRTLTSTILLPLLVLPLLTLGMPLLMGSLMGGQVRETQKVGVIGTLPPELHRTLTRSEGGGSGVRLQPVQDPIQAVRSGEVEAVIRVPRPLPTQAGNAQGTLELYAKLGNLKSQTGAYAKVRSAVESYNRSLTGKRLTALGLSESVLTPVQVKSVDASPPQEKSAGVLAFLVPMLMLNFLLSGAMATALDSTAGEKERGTLESLLVSPVRRGEVVAGKLLATTLTALVTGVFSLLGFLGTGLVAAALTKRAVVDAQAMQMMGGQFTLTLGSLAAMAVIVLSVALLISAVLIALSIYARSYKEAQTYVSPLSLLIVIPAVMLQFSDFLKAGDWLYATPLFGSMVAILDVVKGQITPQHTLAAVLANLLGAAVLGWLAWKSFGREEVIFRN
- a CDS encoding inorganic phosphate transporter encodes the protein METALLVLIVIITLALIFDFINGFHDTANAIATSVATKVLTPAQAIAMAAILNVVGALTGTAVAKTVSKDIIAPEFATLGLVGAALVSAIIWNLFTWWKGLPSSSSHALIFSMVGAGVAAGGWGAVVPKGVVKTLQGLVYSPVLGFIVPILLMAVISWLFLRWMKPRAVTRNFRVLQILSAAFMAYSHGRNDAQKTMGIITFALGAYYGSVYETVPTWVILSAAAAMGLGTAMGGWRIIKTMGFKVVDLKPVDGFVAETSAALIIDGASTLGIPVSTTHTISSSIMGVGTTKGFKKVKWQVAGKIVQAWIFTIPTCIALGWLVHQAILLMGGN